Proteins from a single region of Bos javanicus breed banteng chromosome 7, ARS-OSU_banteng_1.0, whole genome shotgun sequence:
- the LOC133251152 gene encoding olfactory receptor 2AJ1-like yields the protein MERNNKTISTDFILLGLWPEFSHLVILIYLILLVYCMAVMSNVVLILLIWLDLQLHSPMYFLLSHLSLIDLALISTSVPKMVTNFFSGERIISQVGCGTQIFFSLTLGIAECLLLTLMSYDRYIAICNPLRYSIIISDVTCKKMVIVSWTGGAITSLVHTAYAMHFPICHPREILHFLCEVMALLKLTCEDISAYVKSVVVSSFLVVLIPLSLILASYTLIFLAVLRMNSSEGRNKALATCSSHLCVVSLYFGPAILVYMRPGSSKTPKLNQCLFMFNAILTPMLNPLIYSLRNKDVIEALKSRVINRFPLRKTKRHLHCYT from the coding sequence ATGGAGAGAAACAATAAGACTATATCCACAGATTTTATTCTCCTGGGGCTCTGGCCTGAGTTCAGCCACCTTGTGATCCTTATCTACCTTATCCTTTTGGTCTACTGTATGGCTGTTATGAGCAATGTTGTTCTCATTCTCCTCATCTGGCTAGATTTGCAACTCCACTCCCCCATGTACTTTCTGCTCAGCCACCTCTCCCTCATTGACTTGGCCTTGATCTCAACTTCTGTCCCCAAAATGGTCACAAACTTCTTCTCAGGAGAAAGAATCATATCACAGGTAGGTTGTGGAACCCAGATCTTCTTCAGCTTAACCCTGGGAATTGCTGAGTGCCTCCTGCTAACTCTCATGTCCTATGACCGCTACATTGCCATCTGTAACCCACTTCGTTACTCAATCATTATCAGCGATGTCACCTGCAAAAAGATGGTCATTGTGTCCTGGACAGGGGGAGCAATAACTTCCCTGGTTCATACAGCCTATGCCATGCATTTTCCCATTTGTCACCCCCGAGAGATCCTGCATTTTTTGTGTGAGGTCATGGCCCTCTTGAAGCTCACTTGTGAGGACATTTCAGCCTATGTGAAGTCAGTGGTGGTCTCAAGCTTTCTGGTGGTCCTCATCCCTCTAAGTCTCATCCTGGCCTCCTACACCCTCATCTTTCTTGCTGTCCTCCGCATGAACTCCTCTGAGGGCAGGAACAAAGCTCTGGccacctgctcctcccaccttTGTGTGGTCAGCCTCTACTTTGGCCCTGCCATATTGGTCTACATGAGACCAGGGTCTTCTAAGACTCCCAAATTAAATCAATGTCTTTTTATGTTTAACGCCATCCTTACCCCTATGCTTAACCCACTCATCTATAGTCTGAGAAACAAGGATGTTATAGAAGCTTTGAAGAGTAGAGTCATCAATAGATTCCCCCTGAGAAAGACGAAAAGACATCTACATTGTTATACATGA